Proteins from one Malaya genurostris strain Urasoe2022 chromosome 2, Malgen_1.1, whole genome shotgun sequence genomic window:
- the LOC131431710 gene encoding cytochrome P450 6A1-like, producing MWLYLAVLAVTVAVFWVRRKYSYWEERGVAYIKPTFPAGNLGVRGKQHISAVMKRCYDQLKGSGAFGGIFFFTNPVALALDLDFVKTVLIKDFDYFHDRSVYYNEKDDPLSAHLFTMEGTKWRNLRTKLTSTFTSGKMKMMFPTITGVAEEFRKLMASEAQKGGEIEMKEILARFTTDVIGNCAFGLECNSLHDPDAEFRRMGKKIFSFGTWKLILIILAQQFRNIARALHFAAIDKEVSRFFMGAVKDTVEYREKNNVERNDFMNLLIKLKNAEQSKGDLDSNLGALSIEEVAAQSFVFFIAGFETSSTAMSYCLYELALNSELQDKARADVMETLKKHGSMTYEAIQDMHYIDQCINESLRKYPPVTILTRKVSKAYKVPGTNHILEQGSTMIVPVYGIHHDAEYYPDPERYDPDRFSPAQFSQRNPYCFLPFGEGPRNCIGMRFGLMQARVGLAYLLKDFRFTLSGKTSVPLKIIPNSPVLTSEGGLWLNVQKL from the exons ATGTGGCTCTATCTAGCAGTGTTGGCAGTGACAGTAGCGGTGTTTTGGGTTCGGAGAAAATACTCCTACTGGGAAGAACGTGGCGTAGCGTACATCAAACCGACATTTCCCGCAGGGAACCTTGGTGTCAGAGGCAAGCAACATATTTCCGCTGTCATGAAACGCTGCTATGATCAGCTCAAGGGCAGCGGAGCTTTCGGGGGCATTTTCTTTTTCACCAACCCGGTGGCGCTGGCTTTGGATTTGGACTTTGTGAAAACGGTGCTGATAAAAGATTTCGACTACTTCCATGATCGATCGGTGTACTACAACGAGAAGGATGATCCCCTTTCGGCGCATCTTTTCACCATGGAAGGCACAAAATGGCGCAATTTACGTACCAAGCTCACATCGACCTTCACGTCCGGCAAGATGAAAATGATGTTTCCAACCATCACCGGAGTGGCGGAAGAGTTTCGGAAATTGATGGCCAGTGAAGCGCAAAAAGGGGGAGAAATTGAGATGAAGGAAATTTTGGCCCGTTTTACCACGGATGTGATAGGAAATTGCGCGTTCGGGTTGGAATGTAACAGTTTACATGATCCGGATGCAGAATTTCGGCGAATGGGTAAAAAGATCTTCTCGTTCGGTACGTGGAAGTTGATCCTAATCATTTTAGCGCAGCAATTCCGCAATATTGCACGGGCATTGCATTTTGCTGCGATCGATAAAGAGGTGTCTCGGTTTTTCATGGGTGCAGTGAAAGATACTGTCGAGTATCGTGAGAAAAACAATGTGGAACGAAACGATTTTatgaatttgttaattaaacTGAAGAATGCGGAACAATCGAAGGGGGATTTAGACAGTAATCTGGGAGCATTGAGCATAGAGGAAGTCGCGGCGCAATCGTTTGTGTTTTTCATCGCTGGATTTGAAACATCATCTACGGCTATGTCCTACTGTTTGTACGAACTGGCTTTAAATTCCGAACTTCAGGACAAGGCCCGTGCCGATGTGATGGAGACGTTGAAAAAGCATGGTTCGATGACATACGAAGCAATTCAGGATATGCATTACATCGATCAGTGCATCAATG AATCACTCCGAAAATATCCTCCAGTTACAATCCTCACACGAAAGGTTTCCAAAGCCTATAAGGTGCCGGGAACTAATCACATCCTCGAGCAGGGTTCTACGATGATTGTTCCCGTGTACGGCATTCATCATGATGCAGAATACTATCCGGATCCGGAACGCTACGATCCGGATCGATTCTCACCGGCTCAGTTTTCACAGCGAAATCCGTACTGTTTCCTGCCGTTCGGTGAAGGACCACGGAATTGTATCGGTATGCGCTTTGGATTGATGCAAGCCCGCGTTGGCTTGGCTTATCTGTTGAAGGATTTCCGATTTACGTTATCCGGCAAAACTTCTGTGCCCTTGAAGATCATACCCAACAGTCCTGTGCTGACTTCCGAAGGTGGACTGTGGCTGAATGTACAGAAGCTGTAG
- the LOC131429352 gene encoding serine protease inhibitor dipetalogastin-like: MSSPLLPALVVVVIIFGMAKARCKHCPNEYKPVCGSDGYTYANACTLKCWAKQIPCLEIATFDELCQYLHVERMWSQNCSNMKFLFLLLVAAMIFFGMAKAQCEHCPPDRKPACGSNGHRYDNACYLQCAAKEVPGLEMADDEVCADESLPEGEEGVKLFKMKFWLLTTLVIMASLGTSKGDCDHCVMIFVPVCGSDGQNYDNECFLKCWALETPGLHIVDDAICNGPEMG; the protein is encoded by the exons ATGAGCTCACCGTTGCTTCCTGCGTTGGTGGTGGTTGTGATTATTTTCGGAATGGCGAAAGCCCGCTGCAAGCATTGTCCGAACGAATACAAACCCGTTTGCGGATCCGATGGATACACTTACGCAAACGCTTGCACCCTCAAGTGTTGGGCCAAGCAAATTCCGTGTCTGGAAATTGCCACATTCGACGAACTCTGCCAGTACCTTCATGTTGAAAGGAT GTGGTCGCAAAACTGTTCAAACATgaaattcctgtttctattgcTCGTGGCCGCAATGATCTTCTTCGGAATGGCAAAAGCACAGTGCGAGCATTGTCCTCCGGATCGTAAACCGGCTTGCGGAAGCAACGGCCACAGATACGACAACGCATGCTATCTGCAGTGTGCGGCCAAAGAAGTTCCGGGACTGGAGATGGCCGATGATGAAGTTTGTGCCGATGAGTCGCTACCGGAAGGAGAGGAGGGCG TGAAActgttcaaaatgaaattctggTTGCTAACAACTCTGGTGATTATGGCCAGTCTCGGAACGTCCAAAGGAGACTGCGATCACTGTGTGATGATATTCGTCCCCGTTTGTGGATCCGATGGACAAAACTACGATAACGAATGCTTTCTGAAGTGCTGGGCTCTCGAAACTCCGGGCTTGCACATTGTAGATGACGCAATTTGCAACGGTCCAGAGATGGGGTGA